In Elusimicrobiota bacterium, a genomic segment contains:
- a CDS encoding acetyl-CoA carboxylase, biotin carboxyl carrier protein has product MAKDGALPKLKGLYDFMVEHNLETLELDDPGTHVRLVRRRAASPAPIPVPVPMAGIAPGPSAGAAGHGGPSGNALAAMGPPPGAAAVKASMMGIFYRAASPSSPPFVKDGEKVSAGQVLCMIEAMKVFNEIKADFPCVILKACLENGKPVKSGQDLFFVQRL; this is encoded by the coding sequence ATGGCCAAGGACGGGGCTCTTCCCAAGCTCAAGGGGCTCTATGACTTCATGGTCGAGCACAACCTGGAAACCCTGGAGCTCGACGACCCCGGGACCCATGTCCGCCTGGTAAGGCGCAGGGCCGCCTCCCCAGCGCCCATCCCCGTTCCGGTCCCCATGGCGGGCATAGCGCCGGGCCCGTCCGCGGGAGCGGCCGGCCATGGCGGGCCCTCGGGAAATGCGCTGGCCGCCATGGGTCCGCCGCCGGGGGCCGCCGCCGTCAAAGCCTCGATGATGGGAATTTTTTACCGCGCCGCCTCTCCCTCGAGCCCGCCGTTCGTCAAGGACGGGGAGAAAGTCTCGGCGGGCCAAGTCCTCTGCATGATCGAAGCCATGAAAGTCTTCAACGAAATCAAGGCGGACTTTCCCTGCGTGATACTCAAGGCCTGCCTGGAGAACGGCAAGCCGGTCAAATCCGGACAGGATCTGTTCTTCGTCCAGCGTCTTTGA
- a CDS encoding DNA translocase FtsK produces the protein MGREPRRAYAKGQKGSKKGSLWILAARWIVGLAGTLYLSWLLLFPSLSGAVGAWTSERLFLSLGLGAYLLPLLLIKGLAGYLKSKKASGWTIAAAAGLLCLGASSSLLALLAQWLDLNPQNAGGILGLGLEARLALALGGFGALALSLASFLFSLQVLFGVRWSHWATKALQIVVQDFRDWKRSREALCSQLAQATAAPDSNAAPEEVRHGDPAGYAAPLASPPIIHVPKPPPHTPAPKARPSEGSPAAGSYEPPPFGLLNSPPPAKDRGKPLESEIGAAIGDLERTLRSFGVEAKVTGVAPGPVITRYELAPAPGVKVSSIVALENDIALALKARGIRIIAPIPGKAAVGVEIPNARPALVVLREILESQALPAQAPLLSFALGLSSSGEPKAADLQKMPHVLIAGATNSGKSVTIHSLILSILFRARPDEVKFLLIDPKRLELTFYDGIPHLFDPTSPADKVGVVTNPKDASKSLLALVKLMERRYERFQLFGVRNIDSYNKEADKRGQPREFFIVVVIDELADLMLVAQDSVEDSIQRLTQMARAVGIHLVLATQRPSVDVITGVIKANLPCRIALQVISKVDSKVILDCMGAESLQGKGDLLYLAAGAQKPERCQGAYVSEEEISKIAGHLRAQGKPDYPTLETMAKAAEADLSSFGVEPLEFSQALKLVLERRRVSQDLLKSQFGSSARATNLLSLLEVKEMIHKPEGSNRWEIHFDLIEDYLHKHFPQVPIDRKDV, from the coding sequence ATGGGGCGTGAGCCGCGCCGCGCGTACGCCAAGGGCCAGAAGGGCTCCAAGAAGGGCTCGCTCTGGATTTTGGCGGCGCGCTGGATCGTAGGGCTGGCCGGAACCCTTTACCTCTCCTGGCTTCTGCTGTTCCCGAGCCTCTCCGGCGCGGTGGGAGCGTGGACGTCCGAGCGGCTCTTCCTTTCCTTGGGTCTAGGCGCCTACCTTCTGCCGCTGCTCCTCATCAAGGGGCTCGCGGGCTACTTAAAGAGCAAGAAGGCCTCTGGCTGGACCATCGCGGCGGCAGCTGGTCTGCTGTGCCTGGGAGCCTCCTCCTCTCTCCTGGCATTGCTGGCCCAATGGCTGGATTTGAACCCCCAGAACGCCGGGGGAATCCTGGGCTTGGGGCTTGAGGCCCGCCTGGCCCTGGCCTTGGGGGGATTCGGCGCCTTGGCCTTGAGCCTGGCCTCGTTCCTTTTCAGCCTCCAGGTTCTTTTCGGCGTGCGTTGGTCGCATTGGGCGACCAAGGCCCTGCAAATCGTGGTTCAAGATTTCCGCGATTGGAAAAGGTCCCGAGAAGCCCTCTGCTCCCAGTTGGCGCAAGCCACGGCCGCTCCGGACTCCAACGCCGCTCCCGAGGAAGTCCGACACGGTGACCCTGCCGGGTACGCCGCCCCGCTTGCGTCGCCTCCCATCATCCACGTTCCGAAACCGCCGCCCCATACTCCTGCTCCAAAGGCCCGCCCCTCGGAGGGCTCGCCCGCTGCGGGCTCCTACGAGCCGCCTCCTTTCGGCCTACTCAATTCGCCGCCGCCCGCCAAGGACCGCGGCAAGCCCTTGGAAAGCGAGATCGGCGCGGCCATCGGCGATTTGGAACGGACCCTAAGGAGCTTCGGGGTCGAGGCCAAGGTGACGGGAGTGGCCCCCGGCCCCGTCATCACCCGCTACGAATTGGCTCCCGCTCCGGGCGTCAAGGTGAGCTCGATCGTAGCCCTCGAAAACGACATCGCCCTGGCCCTGAAGGCCCGCGGCATCCGCATCATCGCCCCGATCCCGGGCAAGGCCGCGGTGGGAGTGGAAATTCCCAACGCCCGGCCCGCCTTGGTGGTCCTGCGCGAGATTCTGGAAAGCCAGGCTCTGCCCGCGCAGGCGCCGCTGCTCTCCTTCGCGCTGGGCCTCAGCTCCTCCGGAGAGCCCAAGGCCGCGGATTTGCAGAAGATGCCCCACGTCCTCATCGCGGGGGCCACCAACAGCGGAAAGTCCGTCACGATCCACTCCTTGATCCTGTCCATCCTGTTTCGGGCCAGGCCGGACGAGGTCAAGTTCCTGCTCATCGACCCCAAGCGCCTCGAGCTCACCTTCTACGATGGAATCCCGCACCTTTTCGACCCGACCTCCCCGGCCGACAAGGTGGGGGTGGTGACCAACCCCAAGGACGCGTCCAAGTCCCTGCTGGCTTTGGTCAAGCTCATGGAGAGGCGCTACGAGAGATTCCAGCTCTTCGGGGTGCGCAACATAGACTCCTACAACAAGGAGGCAGACAAGAGGGGACAGCCGCGCGAATTCTTCATCGTCGTGGTGATAGACGAGCTGGCCGACCTGATGCTTGTGGCCCAGGACAGCGTGGAGGACTCCATTCAGCGCCTGACCCAGATGGCCCGGGCCGTCGGCATTCACCTCGTCCTAGCCACCCAGCGGCCCTCGGTGGACGTCATCACCGGGGTCATCAAGGCGAATCTTCCCTGCCGCATCGCCCTCCAGGTGATCTCGAAGGTCGACTCCAAGGTCATCCTCGACTGCATGGGAGCCGAGTCCCTGCAGGGCAAGGGAGACCTCCTGTACCTGGCGGCCGGAGCTCAGAAGCCAGAGCGCTGCCAAGGGGCGTACGTCAGCGAGGAGGAGATCTCGAAAATCGCCGGGCACCTGCGCGCCCAGGGCAAGCCCGACTACCCCACGCTCGAGACCATGGCCAAGGCGGCCGAGGCGGATCTCTCATCCTTCGGGGTGGAGCCTCTCGAATTTTCCCAGGCCTTGAAGCTGGTCCTGGAGCGCCGGCGCGTCTCCCAGGATCTGCTCAAGTCCCAGTTCGGCTCCTCGGCCAGGGCCACGAATCTCTTGAGCCTCCTGGAAGTCAAGGAAATGATCCACAAGCCGGAGGGCTCCAACCGCTGGGAAATCCATTTCGACTTGATCGAGGATTACCTGCACAAGCATTTCCCCCAGGTTCCCATCGACCGAAAGGACGTATAA
- a CDS encoding outer membrane lipoprotein carrier protein LolA, with protein MMALALILGLIGPARAARAPAPAALPLVLERLEERDRKTTSLSAHFSQIVRSPYSKDPQAVEGTIEFMKPNLLRIEHEKPERQTVVCDGTWLWFWRPATKQAIQTRYEDWKKSEPLTQAILDFGRYADLAKKYETSLGERELELILKPRGDKNAFELSLLLDSEDFFPREARLTAGDVSVETRFQRVIFNPEIKDKETRFKFSPPKNAEIFRNFKTP; from the coding sequence ATGATGGCCTTAGCGCTCATCCTCGGCTTGATAGGCCCGGCCCGGGCCGCGCGGGCGCCCGCCCCCGCGGCACTTCCGTTGGTCCTGGAGCGCCTGGAGGAGAGGGACCGCAAGACCACATCGCTGTCGGCCCATTTCAGCCAGATCGTACGCTCTCCTTACTCCAAGGATCCCCAAGCCGTGGAGGGCACCATTGAGTTCATGAAGCCCAACCTTCTGCGCATCGAGCATGAGAAGCCGGAGAGGCAGACCGTGGTCTGCGACGGGACCTGGCTATGGTTCTGGAGGCCGGCCACCAAACAGGCGATCCAGACCCGTTACGAGGACTGGAAAAAATCCGAGCCGCTGACCCAAGCCATCCTGGACTTCGGCCGCTACGCGGATTTAGCGAAAAAATACGAGACCAGCCTAGGGGAGAGGGAGCTCGAACTCATCCTCAAGCCCCGGGGCGACAAGAACGCCTTCGAGCTGAGCCTGCTCCTCGACTCCGAGGATTTCTTTCCCCGAGAGGCCCGGCTCACGGCAGGGGATGTGAGCGTGGAGACCCGCTTCCAGCGGGTCATATTCAATCCCGAGATCAAGGACAAGGAGACGCGCTTCAAGTTCTCCCCGCCGAAGAACGCGGAAATTTTCCGCAATTTCAAAACGCCCTGA
- a CDS encoding helix-turn-helix domain-containing protein, which translates to MPDTDHGPWRVMPAQPLTTLEGDVGGVLRQARLKKGLSLDTISHETRIGKRYLEALEHNRFEDFPAPAYLRAFLKSYCDYLGVDFTALWKQEKKSEEPAQAQPGARPAADSRPLAGLAALGAAAGLLIWTFSRRHAAEPPRPLELPAALAPVTSPPPPELSIVVRRDVWLSVSVDGATRFEGRAPRGARQQWIAQKTITLRATDPDAIQATLNGSPVKALSQPLP; encoded by the coding sequence ATGCCCGACACCGACCATGGCCCGTGGCGCGTGATGCCCGCCCAGCCCCTTACGACGCTCGAGGGGGACGTGGGCGGCGTCCTGCGGCAGGCTCGGCTCAAGAAGGGCCTGTCCTTGGACACCATCAGCCACGAAACGCGCATCGGGAAAAGGTATCTCGAGGCCCTCGAGCACAACCGCTTCGAGGATTTCCCAGCCCCAGCCTATCTTCGGGCTTTCCTGAAAAGCTACTGCGACTACCTGGGAGTGGACTTCACGGCCCTTTGGAAGCAGGAAAAAAAGAGTGAGGAGCCCGCGCAAGCCCAGCCGGGGGCTCGGCCTGCGGCGGACTCCCGTCCCCTGGCCGGGCTCGCGGCCCTGGGGGCGGCCGCGGGACTTCTCATTTGGACCTTCTCGCGCCGGCACGCCGCCGAGCCGCCGCGCCCCCTAGAACTCCCCGCGGCCTTGGCCCCGGTGACGAGCCCGCCCCCGCCGGAACTCTCGATCGTTGTCCGGCGCGACGTCTGGCTTTCGGTTTCCGTGGACGGGGCCACGCGCTTCGAGGGCCGGGCCCCTAGAGGCGCGCGCCAGCAGTGGATCGCCCAGAAGACCATAACTTTGCGCGCCACCGATCCGGACGCCATCCAGGCCACCCTCAACGGCTCTCCCGTCAAGGCCTTAAGCCAGCCCCTCCCATGA
- the pgsA gene encoding CDP-diacylglycerol--glycerol-3-phosphate 3-phosphatidyltransferase encodes MNLANQLTMLRMGLALAMFLALMQKSVASHWAAFALFLAAIVTDWVDGYVARRTGTVSAFGKVADPIADKILVLGALIGLMRTQELAIPPWGVFLIIARELLIGGVRVLAGVNGKVLAADAWGKWKMGIQSVSVLLMLAILVFLESFPSPPAWVLRLPYHLTVLCVAAAWSSAFSYFRQSRKMLEKSWS; translated from the coding sequence ATGAATCTGGCCAACCAGCTGACCATGCTGCGCATGGGGTTGGCCTTGGCCATGTTCCTGGCCCTGATGCAAAAGTCCGTGGCGTCTCATTGGGCGGCCTTCGCCCTGTTCTTGGCCGCGATCGTCACCGATTGGGTGGACGGCTACGTGGCGCGCCGGACCGGGACCGTCAGCGCCTTCGGCAAGGTGGCCGACCCCATCGCGGACAAAATCCTGGTTCTGGGCGCGCTCATCGGCCTCATGAGGACCCAGGAACTGGCCATTCCCCCATGGGGGGTGTTCCTCATCATCGCCCGAGAACTCTTGATCGGGGGCGTGCGCGTGCTGGCGGGAGTCAACGGAAAGGTCCTGGCCGCCGACGCCTGGGGAAAATGGAAAATGGGCATCCAGAGCGTGTCGGTCCTATTAATGCTCGCGATTTTGGTCTTCCTCGAGTCCTTCCCAAGCCCTCCCGCCTGGGTCCTGCGCCTGCCCTACCACTTGACCGTGCTCTGCGTGGCCGCGGCCTGGAGCTCCGCCTTCTCCTATTTCCGGC